CGAGGATCTGTTCCAGACGACCGACGGCCGCTGGCTCATCTCGACGTCGGAGATGAGCCTGACCAACGCGGTGCGCGAGGAAATCCTGCCCGAGGCCGAGCTGCCGATCCGCATGACCGCGCTCACCCCCTGCTTCCGTTCCGAAGCCGGATCGGCGGGGCGCGACACGCGCGGCTATATCCGCCAGCACCAGTTCTGGAAGGTTGAGCTCGTCTCGATCGTCCGCCCCGAGGACAGCGACGCCGAGCTTGAACGCAAGACACGCGCGGCCGAAACGATCCTTGAGGCGCTCGAGCTCCCATACCGCAAGATGCTGCTGTGCAGCGGCGACATGGGCTTTGCCGCGCGCAAGACCTATGACCTCGAAGTGTGGCTCCCGGGCCAGAACGCCTATCGCGAGATTTCGAGCTGTTCGAACTGCGGCGACTTCCAGGCGCGGCGCATGAACACGCGCTTCCGCCGCGAGGACGTAAAGGGCAACGAGTTCGTCCACACGCTCAACGGCTCGGGCCTCGCGGTCGGGCGCACCCTCGTCGCGATCCTCGAAAATTACCAGCAGGCCGACGGCAGCGTCGATATTCCGAAGGCGCTGCTTCCCTACATGGGTGGGATCGTCAAGCTCACGCCCGCCGGCTAACCACCCATCGTCACCCCGGACTTGATCCGGGGCCTGCCTTCCTTCGCGAAGAAAAGGCGGGTGCCGGGTCAAGCCGGGCATGACGAAACAGAAACGGAAAGACCAAAAACGTGCGCATCCTCCTCACCAACGACGACGGCTATCACGCCCCCGGCATGGCGGTGCTGGAGGCGATCGCGCGCCAGCTTTCGGACGACATCTGGGTCTGCGCCCCCGCCGAGGAACAGTCGGGCGCCGGCCACTCGCTCACCCTGTCGCGCCCGGTGCGTATCCGCCAGCACGAAGAGCGCCGCTGGTCGTGCAGCGGCACGCCTACCGATTCGGTGATGATGGCGATCGGCAAGCTGATGCCCGAAAAACCCGACCTGATCCTGTCAGGGGTCAACCGCGGCGCCAATCTCGGCGACGACATCACTTACTCGGGCACCGTATCGGCGGCGATCGAGGGCGCATTGGCCGGCATCCCGGCAATCGCGCTCAGCCAGGTTTATGCCAAGGAAGGCATGGGCGACAGCGTGCCGTTCGAGGCGGCCGAAGCCTGGGGCGCGAAAGTGCTGCGCCCGCTCCTCGACATGGAGATGGCGCCGCGCACGCTGATCAACATCAACTTCCCCGCGATCCCCGCCGCCGAGGTGCAGGGCATCCGCGTCACGCGTCAGGGCTTCCATGATTATGGCCGCGGCTCGATCGTCGAGGGCACCGACCCGCGCGGCTATCGCTATTATTGGTTCGGCCTCCACGGGATCGAGCACAGCCTCGGCCACGACAGCGACCTAGAGGCGATCGATGACAATTATATCTCGGTCACCCCGCTCCAGCTCGACCTGACCCACGACGCGTCGCTCGCGGCGCTGCGCGGTGCCTACGGCGGCTGATAGGCTCAACTCCCCCGGCCCTCGGGAAATTCCGTGTCGTAACGAGACAGAAATGTAGCCACCGCCGCTTTGCTTTGGCAAAGGGAGCGCATGGGGGATTTCAGACATCATATCGCGGCCTTTTTGTGCGCCGCATCGCTCGCCGGTTGCATTCCGGCGACACCCGCACCGCCATCGCGGCCCGCTCCGGCGCCGGACTTCGAACGCCGCTCGCTCGGCGAAGCCTTGGACGTCTATGAACGCCCGACCTGGACGCTCAAATCGGTCACAACCAACGCGGTCCGCGTGAACGCGGGCGTCTATTCGGTCCGCCCCAGCGACACGCTCCGCGCGGTCGGTGAGATGACCGGCGCGGGGTCCGAGGCGCTCGCGATCGAGAACGACCTCGCGCCGCCCTATACGCTCCGCTTCGGGCAGGAACTCCGCGTCCCCGCCGGCCTTTATCACCGCGTCGGCGCGGGCGAGACGGGGATCGGCATTGCCGCGGCCTATGGCGTCGATTGGGGCGAGATCATCACGATCAACGCCCTCACCGACCCCTATATATTGCGCGTCGGCCAGCGCCTGCGCCTGCCCTCCGACGCGCGTCCCGTTCCGCGCGGTCCGGTCGATATCGACGCGCGCGCCGCCGCCTTCCGCCTCAACATCGACGACATCCTCACCGGCAGCCAGCCCGCGCTCGCCGAGGCAGCTCGACCGACCGCTGGCAGCGCCGCCCCGCGCCCGCCGGTCACCACCGCGATCGCCGAGCCCGCCTATTTCGCCGGCCGCTTCGAATGGCCGCTCAATGGGCCGATCCTCGCGCGCTTCGGTCCGATCGCGCCGGGCAGGGTCAGCGACGGCATCAACATCGCCGCCGCGGCGGGCACCCCCATCCGCGCGACCGCAGGCGGCGTCGTCGCCTATGCCGGCGACCAGGTCGGCATCTATGGCGGGCTGATCCTGATCAACCATGGCGGCGGCTGGGTCAGCGCCTATGGCCATGCGGGCCGGATCGACGTCAAGCGCGGCCAGAGCGTTCGCATGGGGGACGTCATCGGCCGCGCCGGCGCGACCGGACAGGTCCAGACGTCGCAACTCCATTTCCAGCTGCGCAAAAATCGCATACCAGTCGATCCGATGAAGCAGTTGCCGCCCCGATGAGCCGTCGGCCTTCCGACAAGCTGAAAATGCCGCACATCTTTCGCCCGCTGAAGCGCGCGAGCAACTGGCCGATCTGGGCCGATGTCATCACGCGGCTCGGCGTCGCCTTCCTCCTGATCGCGATCGTCGTGCTCGTCCACTGGGTCGACCGCGCGGGGCTGAAGGACAGCCACGACGGCCACATCAGCTTCCTCGACGTCGTCTATTTCACGATGATCTCGGTCACCACGACGGGCTTTGGCGATATCGCACCGGTGTCCGACCGCTCGCGCCTGATCGAGGCGGTGATCGTCACCCCGATCCGCATCATGGTGCTCTTCATTTTCGTCGGCACCGCCTATAATTTCGTCCTCAAGCGCACATGGGAAAAATGGCGTATGGCCCGCATCCAGGCAAAGCTCACCGATCATTATGTCGTGCTCGGTTACGGCACCAGCGGCGCCGAGGCGGTCCGCGAACTCATCGCGCGCGGCACCGACCCCGCGTGCATCGTCGTGATCGACCAGTCGGGCCCGCGCATCCAGGCGGCCGAGGCGGCGGGTTGCAACGTGCTCCAGGGTGACGCGTCGAACGACGACACGCTGATCGACGTCCAGATCGCGAAGGCGCACACGGTCCTTGTTTCGGCGGGACGCGACGACAGTTCGATCCTCATCGTGCTCACCGTCCGTCATCTCGCCCCGAATGTGCCGATCAGCGTCGTCATCCGCGCGCAGGACAATGAGCTGCTCGCGCGGCAGGCGGGTGCAACGAACGTCATCAACCCCGTCAGCTTCACCGGCCTGCTCCTCGCCGGATCGGCACAGGGCGAGCATGTCGCCGACTATATGGCCGACCTCGCCGCGATCGGCGGCAAGGTTCAGCTGCGCGAACGCCCG
This window of the Sphingopyxis sp. CCNWLW2 genome carries:
- the surE gene encoding 5'/3'-nucleotidase SurE; this encodes MRILLTNDDGYHAPGMAVLEAIARQLSDDIWVCAPAEEQSGAGHSLTLSRPVRIRQHEERRWSCSGTPTDSVMMAIGKLMPEKPDLILSGVNRGANLGDDITYSGTVSAAIEGALAGIPAIALSQVYAKEGMGDSVPFEAAEAWGAKVLRPLLDMEMAPRTLININFPAIPAAEVQGIRVTRQGFHDYGRGSIVEGTDPRGYRYYWFGLHGIEHSLGHDSDLEAIDDNYISVTPLQLDLTHDASLAALRGAYGG
- a CDS encoding potassium channel family protein, yielding MSRRPSDKLKMPHIFRPLKRASNWPIWADVITRLGVAFLLIAIVVLVHWVDRAGLKDSHDGHISFLDVVYFTMISVTTTGFGDIAPVSDRSRLIEAVIVTPIRIMVLFIFVGTAYNFVLKRTWEKWRMARIQAKLTDHYVVLGYGTSGAEAVRELIARGTDPACIVVIDQSGPRIQAAEAAGCNVLQGDASNDDTLIDVQIAKAHTVLVSAGRDDSSILIVLTVRHLAPNVPISVVIRAQDNELLARQAGATNVINPVSFTGLLLAGSAQGEHVADYMADLAAIGGKVQLRERPVRGEEIGGSLDRLASGGRGLRIYRGGKPYGFWEDEASKLQAGDMIVEVVNCETCEAG
- a CDS encoding M23 family metallopeptidase — encoded protein: MGDFRHHIAAFLCAASLAGCIPATPAPPSRPAPAPDFERRSLGEALDVYERPTWTLKSVTTNAVRVNAGVYSVRPSDTLRAVGEMTGAGSEALAIENDLAPPYTLRFGQELRVPAGLYHRVGAGETGIGIAAAYGVDWGEIITINALTDPYILRVGQRLRLPSDARPVPRGPVDIDARAAAFRLNIDDILTGSQPALAEAARPTAGSAAPRPPVTTAIAEPAYFAGRFEWPLNGPILARFGPIAPGRVSDGINIAAAAGTPIRATAGGVVAYAGDQVGIYGGLILINHGGGWVSAYGHAGRIDVKRGQSVRMGDVIGRAGATGQVQTSQLHFQLRKNRIPVDPMKQLPPR